In one Desulfovibrio oxyclinae DSM 11498 genomic region, the following are encoded:
- a CDS encoding ATP-dependent helicase has protein sequence MSIYLQKQLNLLRKNAEQFEAYNCTNSCAVTAGPGSGKTAVLTLKMMKLLNEDISAPRGAACITYSNEAVNEFRGRFKKLGLRPRPNVFLGTLHSFCLTHILTPFCQHYLPEVPHPLTIASNEIVSVCRAKAKDKLPTARLPWDVENEYLNVRRKILDRSSPAWHQDPQCAMYIREYERQLRNHGCIDFDDQVLLSLNIIDQVDYVRRSLEAKFPWILIDEYQDLGHPLHHLVITLLNQTEIKIFGVGDPDQSIYDFQGADPTYFNIFSSNELVKPVSLSLNYRCGQKIINAASCALPTENAEIQSCSRGDADPGEVYFWDKPGGLSEQSEYIATQIIPGMIEEGVQLKEIAILYLDKYDLGVIQPELDKFEIQYSGEKDLRYDRSPLIRWLERIALWSCKGPTESGILFKDLFQDWQKYKTTSLEASLRHEQLTNFYETIAELSLPKISLIDWLTQLNKTLEITKILLEKRSYEQAKFSLLLKNAEAGGKLASYNLENFAGCGANLNKLCLTTLHGSKGHQFDAVIIPGLEEGRIPRYDNTPTQTENQRRLFYVGITRARKYVHLLYSGWYRTPRSTFKQGPSCFVTELQKLIVE, from the coding sequence ATGTCGATTTATCTTCAAAAACAATTGAATCTACTACGAAAGAACGCTGAACAGTTCGAAGCATACAATTGCACAAACAGTTGTGCTGTCACAGCTGGACCAGGCAGTGGAAAGACCGCTGTTCTTACTCTAAAAATGATGAAACTTCTTAATGAAGACATCTCAGCGCCTCGTGGTGCAGCATGTATAACGTATAGCAATGAAGCAGTTAATGAATTCAGAGGTAGATTTAAAAAACTTGGCTTAAGACCCCGCCCTAATGTCTTTTTAGGGACACTCCACAGCTTCTGCCTTACCCACATACTAACACCTTTCTGTCAACACTACCTGCCAGAAGTACCACACCCATTAACAATCGCTTCAAATGAAATCGTTTCAGTTTGTAGAGCAAAAGCCAAAGACAAGCTGCCAACAGCAAGACTACCATGGGATGTTGAAAACGAGTACTTAAACGTAAGGCGAAAAATTCTAGATCGGTCTAGTCCGGCTTGGCATCAAGACCCTCAATGCGCCATGTACATTAGGGAATACGAGAGGCAATTAAGAAATCATGGATGCATCGATTTCGACGACCAAGTACTATTATCCTTAAACATAATTGATCAAGTCGACTATGTTAGGCGCAGCCTTGAGGCAAAATTTCCTTGGATTTTAATCGATGAATATCAAGATCTTGGCCACCCATTGCATCACTTGGTTATAACCTTACTTAATCAAACCGAAATAAAAATCTTCGGGGTGGGAGACCCAGATCAAAGCATATATGATTTCCAAGGGGCTGATCCAACTTACTTTAATATTTTCTCATCAAACGAACTCGTCAAGCCAGTCTCCCTCAGTCTCAACTACAGATGTGGTCAGAAAATTATAAATGCTGCTAGTTGCGCTTTGCCTACAGAAAATGCTGAAATACAATCTTGCTCCAGAGGCGACGCCGATCCTGGTGAAGTGTACTTTTGGGATAAGCCCGGTGGCTTGTCAGAACAATCTGAATACATAGCAACCCAGATAATACCTGGGATGATTGAAGAAGGAGTTCAATTAAAAGAAATTGCAATACTCTATCTGGATAAATACGACCTTGGGGTAATACAGCCAGAATTAGACAAATTTGAAATTCAGTACTCTGGCGAAAAAGATTTGAGATATGACAGAAGCCCACTTATCAGGTGGCTTGAAAGGATTGCACTGTGGAGCTGTAAAGGGCCAACAGAAAGCGGCATCCTATTCAAAGACCTGTTTCAAGATTGGCAGAAGTATAAAACGACAAGCCTCGAGGCTTCTTTAAGGCATGAACAATTAACCAATTTTTATGAAACCATAGCTGAGTTATCACTACCGAAGATATCGCTCATAGATTGGTTGACTCAGTTAAATAAGACTCTCGAAATCACTAAAATTTTATTAGAAAAAAGATCGTACGAACAAGCAAAATTTTCCTTGTTATTAAAAAACGCTGAAGCTGGGGGAAAACTAGCAAGCTACAACCTTGAAAACTTTGCAGGATGTGGGGCTAACCTCAACAAATTATGTTTGACAACCCTGCACGGCTCAAAAGGACATCAGTTCGATGCCGTTATCATTCCTGGACTCGAAGAAGGCCGAATCCCTAGATACGACAACACACCAACACAAACAGAAAACCAACGTCGACTATTTTACGTTGGTATCACTAGGGCAAGGAAATACGTACACCTGCTTTACTCTGG